A stretch of DNA from Flavobacteriaceae bacterium MAR_2009_75:
ATAAGTGAGCTCGCCGTTTATTAAAAATTTATCTCCTTCTATGGTCACCGTAGTTTTTCTAGACTTTTTTTCAGGAACTGTAGTGCCCATTAAACTAACAGGTGTTACAAATAATAGAATCATCGTGAATGTCAAATAATTTTTCATAAGCCGTTTCAATCGTTATTTTTCAATACCTATTTTCAATATACCGGTAATCAATAAAAAATAATAAAACAAATATTTGCACTAAATGAAAATTTGATACTGTATATCAATATTTATTAAATATTTAAGCAATACTAGCTAATTAAACCTATAAAACAAACAAACTTGAAGATTATTTTGAGCAAATTTTTGCTCATCTAAAACATATAGCACCTTCATAGGTAGCTTCTAGATTACCATCAGTTTGAATTGCCCTATATCACATTTGACCATATTCAGCACGACAACCCCAAGTCGTTTTCGTTTACATCAAAATCAATTTAAAGCCATTACCCAATTGTTCATTGGCTTTTAACGAATGGATGACAGGCAAGCACAGATGAATTGCAGAAAAAGAGAGATCGATTCACTGCGACATACGAAGAATTTAAACTATACTTTATTTCTATTGGTAGAATTACGAATTACAATACTTGATTTAAGCACCTTTCGGGTAATCTTTTTATCAAAGTTTTCAATTCGATCAATAATTAATTTCGCGGATTCCACCCCCATTTCATATCCGGGCTGGTCAATACTTGTCATACTGGGCTCTAACAATTCACCAACAGGCTCATTATTAATTCCGATTATTGCAAGCTCTTCAGGCATTTTCAACCCGCGTTCTTTAGCCGCCAACATTACCCCTATAGCCACTTGATCACTAAAGGCCAAAATTCCATCAGGGTGTTCTGGGGAATAAAGTAATTTTCTTGCCGCATTCAAATTGCCCTCTCTTGAAAAATCAGAATTTTCAATAAATTTTTCATTTATAGAAACACCCTCATCGACCAGAGCTTTTTTATAGCCCAAAAGACGCGTATTACTAATCTGAAGGATGTTCGGACCCCCTATAAATCCGATTTTTTGGCAACCCACTTCGATCAGATGCCGAGTAGCATCGTAAGCCGCCTTGAAATTGTCAATGATAACTTTGTCGGAATCAACCTCATCGCAGAGCCTATTGAAAAAAACCAACGGTACTTTAGCTTTTCTCAATTCAAGAAAATGGTCAAATTCTTTGGTTTCACCAGCTAAAGAAACAATAAGGCCGGCCACCCCCATATCCTTTAACTCCTTAACCAAAATTCGCTCCCTTTCAAAAGATTCGTTGGACTGACAAATAATAATTTGCATATCATGTTTCTGAAGAACACTTTCTATGCCCGAAATGGCCATTGCGTAAAGATGGTATTTTATACTTGGCACAATCACACCGACCGCATTTATCTTCTTCGCAAGAAAAGGGTCTACATGCCTAGTCTGGAAGTAATTGTATTCACGCGCCAGCTCCAGAACCTTATCCCTTGTTTTTTTACTAATGCGAGAATTACCTTGAAGCGCCCTAGAAACGGTAGAAATCGAAACGTTAAGTTCGGCCGCAATATCTTTTAAAGTAGTCTGATTCTTCAATGTATCAAAAATCTATTGAACAAATATAGCCTAAAATTTAGGCAAAAATATTTCCAAGAAAATCAGCATAAAGATATAGTAGTTCGAATTAATCGCTTTTCAGATCATCACCCAATGCTAATATTTCAAACAATTCAACATTCCTAAAACTTTTAAGCAACGGTTAACTTCATTTAACAAACAAGTAATTTTTTACAAAAACACCAGTAATTACTTCACTTGAAAAGAATTCATTTGTAAAAACCACTCATTTTGAGCAAAATTTTGCTCAAAATTTAATCTTAATAATTGTTTTATTAAAAATAATTATATACTATTGATGTGATATTGATAATATTAATACATAATCAAGTAAATATAATAATTATGCAATTTTTTGCTCAATAGTAAATAGACACCTATACCTTTAATAATTGTAGTACTAATTGCCTTACATCACTGCTTCAACAGCACATACGTATGACTACTATTCAAACTAAAGCCATATAAAAATCAATCAAACTTTATTTTATGAAGAAGCAAAAACTTAAATACACCTCTAGATCAAAGGGGATTTTTTGGGGCATGATTTTGATATTAATGGTCTCATTTAACTCATTCGCCCAATCGACCGTGACCGGAAGCATCGTAGACGAAGCAGGAGTAGGCTTACCCGGAGCGACTATAATTGTCGAGGGAACCACCCAAGGTACTACTGCCGATTTTGATGGCAACTACTCGATTACCGTTCCCGAAGGAGCAACTCGCTTAAGGTTTAGTTACGTTGGCTATCTAGCGCAAACGATTGAAATTTCAGGTAGATCGACTATTGATGTCGCCATGGACCCCGATGCTTCAGAACTTGCCGAGGTGGTAATCGTAGGATATGGCACCCAATTAGAATCTGAAGTAACGGGAAGCATTGGCAAAGCAGATACTGAAGACATGGCAAGGGTCTCGACCCCAACGGTCAGTCAAGCACTACAAGGTCGGGTTGCGGGCGTCTTCATTAAAAACCAAAGTGGTCAGCCCGGCACTAATAAGACTTCTATTAATATTCGCGGTTTCGGCGAACCCCTATATATTGTTGATGGTTTACCAGTCGATGTTTCGGTCTTTTCCGCTTTAAACCCTGATGATATTGAAGAACTTAATATTTTAAAGGATGCAGCATCTGCTGCGGTCTATGGTGCAAGAGCCGGAAACGGTGTAGTACTTGTCACGACAAAGCGGGGTACAACATCTGGGCGCACTCAATTTTCCTATAGGGGAGACACAGGCTTTCAAGCCCTTACATATTTACCCGATGCGGTCGATACGTGGGAATACATGGCCCTTTGGAACATTCGGGCAATTGATAGAGGTGAAGACTTACGTTGGTCACCCGAAACAGTAGCCGACTACAGGGCCAATCAAGGTTTAGATGACGAAAATTTTCCGAATGTAGATATGTTCGAGTTAATCTCACTGAACGCTTCACCTATGTCAACTCATGATTTGTCCGTTAGGGGTGGCACAACAAACGTACGCTACTTTATTTCCGGAAACCTCTTCGACCAAAACGGTCTCGAGAAAAATGTTTTTGGAGGTACAGACACTAGATTTAAGCGCTATCAGGTTCGCGGAAATCTAGATGTGAGCGTTACCGAGAAATTCGATTTCAACCTAGATATGAGTTATAACCTTCAAGATTTTTTCGGGCCTAGAAACCAGTTTGAAGGTACAGATTGGTCGCAAGGGCAGGGTATTTTTGCCCGTAGTGGTCGTTGGAGGCCATTTTTTTCAATAGTTGAATTACCTGGAGGGCATCTTGATTTTCCTCGAGGCGCCCCTGAGGGTCAAACTGTAAACCCATTGAATTTGGCCAGCGCCGAAATAGGTGGCTCTCAAGAGTTTCAAAGACAATTTGTCGATGTGAAATTAGGAGCAAAATATCAACTTATTCCCGGTTTAAGTACTCGTGCCGTTTTAAACTATCAGAGCACCAATTTGCAACAAAAACTATTTCAAAAAAGAGCACCTGAATATCGCTATAATGCCGATACGCAAGAACATGAATTTGTTCGCGCACTTAATGCCGATACACGGGTTAGAAAACAAAATTCGCAAACTTCTAATTTGAATTTCCAGTATTTCTTAGAAGGCAATCACTCATTTGGTGAAAAACACACCTTAAAAACCATGTATGTGTTCGAATATATTCAGCAAGATTTCGAAAGTTTTGAGGCAAGTAGAATTCTATACGAGTTTCCGATTTCACAGTTAACCGCTGGGCCACCAGACCAGCAGTTTAACGATGATGCTATAGACAGAAATAAAAGAATGGGGCACGTCGGAAGAATCTCATACAATTATGATGACACCTATTCCCTAGAGGTAAGTGCGAGATATGACGGATCTATAAGGTTTCCAAAAGATTCACGCTGGGGTCTTTTTCCATCAATTTCCGGAGCATGGAATATATCTGAAGAATCGTGGTTCGAAAATATTGATTGGGTAAGAACCTTAAAACTGAGAGCATCGTATGGGCGACTAGGTTTCGACGGTGCAGGTAACTTTCAAGATCTAAACACATATTCTTTTAATGAGTTTTATATCTACGGAGGGAATAATATTAGAACCTCGATCATTAACGACGGACTACCCAACCCCCAAATTACCTGGGAAAAAATGGATATTGTTAATCTTGGGCTGGATGCAAACTTGTTCGATGGAAAATTAGAAGGGTCTGTAGACGTCTACAAGAGAAATCGATTTGATGTTCTAGGGCAACGAATACTAGAAGTGCCCCCCGTTGTAGGTGCCGAACTACCACTGCAGAATTTTCAAGAATTTGAAAACAAAGGAATTGAATTCAGCCTACGCCATAATAATAGAGTCAATGAAAATTGGAATTATTCAATTGGTGGAAATATCGGAATTAACGAAGAAACTATAGTTCATACAGACGAAGTCGATTTTATCAATAAAGAAGCCGAAAGACGTGAAAAGCAAATTGGTCAGCGAACCAGAACCGGTGATAGGGGCAATGGTGTGGACGAAACTCCTATTGAAGTATTTTACTATGAAACCGACGGACTGTTCACTTCACAAGAAGAAATTGATAATTGGGCAGATATCGATGGTAATGGCAACCGTTCTCTTCAAATAGGAGATGTCAAACCTATAGACCGAAATGGTGACGGTAGAATTACCGATGCCGATAAGTATGTAGCCACTTCAGGCACGAACCCGAGGTTGACTTTTGGTTTTCAGACCCGCGTCGCATGGAAAGGTTTTGAACTATCTTCCTTTTGGCAGGGCGCTTCTCTTTTCGGCTGGAATTTAGATTGGAGTGAATTCGAAGGCCCTTTTCCTTCAAATGGTGTTGCCTTGCAAAAAGATATAAAAGATGCCTACATACCAGAAAATCAATTTGGCCTACCAACAGTTAGCGCTAGCGAAGCAAGATGGCCGAGAGCGTCGGGCATAGTAAATAGCGAATACGACACCTATTTGATAGACGGAACGTATTTACGGCTAAAACAGTTGCAATTGAGTTATAATTTCTCCCCTGACCTGTTGCAACGCCTGGGGCTAACCAATCTAAAATTGTATGCAGGGGGCACCAATATTCTGACGTTTTCAGATCTAGATTTTCTAGACCCCGAAATCGATGAAGATCCTGCACAATTTTTCGGAAACTATCATCCGCAAACGCGTGTATATAATATTGGTGTTCAACTTGGTTTCTAAAACGAAATTATGGCAGCAAAGACAATAATTTTCTTGACTATGAAAAACATAAAGAAATTGAACAAACTTATCGCACGGTTCGTAATTATACTCTCAGTTATAATTGCCTCCTGTAGTTTAGACGAAACCCCTAGAGATAGGGTTAGTGGTGATGTAGTATTTACAGATGAGGCTTTTGCTTCTGCACTGGCCACTGATTTGTATCGACAATTTCCATTTAACGGATTTAACAACTTTGACATTTCTCTAGGGCACCATGATTTGGGCACAGAGCGTGGCGGCAATTTTACGGATTGTTATACCCACGGAGGTATGAATCAAAATAATGACTGCAATGGGCTATGGAACTATTCATATATCAGAGATATGAATGTCTATCTCGACAATTTGGCAACTTCTGACCTATCCGATGAGTTCAAACAGAGGCTTGAAGGTGAGATAAGGGTAATGAGAGCGGCAGTCTACTTCAAGATGCAAAAGAGGTACGGCGGGGTTCCATTGATAGATGTTGTTTTAGACCCTTTTGAAGATGTACCTGATCAGTACCGAGAAAGAAGCACGGAAGAAGCAATAGCTGATTTCGTCGATAGTGAATTATCGGCAGGGGCGGCTTTGCTGGCAGATGTTGATGACCCCGGTGAAACAGGTCGCTTCAATCAGTGGACCGCACTAGCCTATAAAGCTAGGGCCAATCTTCATGCAGCTTCAATTGCCGATTTCGGAACCTTGTCAAGCAACGGATTAACTGGTATACCAGCCTCCAGAGCCGATGAATATTACGCCAAAGCAAGAGATGCTGCTGTGGCCGTCATCAGTTCAGCTCAATATAGCTTGATTTCAGGAGGTGCACCAGAGCAAGCCTATCGGAGTATTTTCATCGATGATTCCAATCCAGAGATAATCTTCGAAAGAATATATAATGGAGTTCAGATCAATCATGCCTTCGCTCATCAAAATCAACCAACACCATTTTCTGAAGGACAGGGCTCTCAATTGAACCCCACTTTAGGCCTTATCAATCAATACGAAAATTTAGACGGTACCCTGAGCGTACCGGATTTTGGCGAGGCAAACCTGTATGATGATGGTCGGGCCCCTTGGGCAAATAAAGACCCGAGAGTATTTGCATCTTACTTATTTGAAGGTGATGATTACGCAGGCCTTACCGTAGAGTTGTACGAGGGAATCGACCCTACAGCAGGGGCTCCGAATCCTGACAACATAGTTTCAGAAGTTGGCGTTCAGGTCAACGGAAAGAACTCGGTAGGTGGGGCAAGTCGAAGACAGGCCAATCAATTCTTCCCGTCCACTGGGTTTCTCTTGCACAAATATGTGGCCCCCACCCCATTGATCCCTGACGACACAGAGTCATATAACTGGAAAGAATTGCGATTGGGTGAAATGTACTTGATAGCTGCGGAAAGTGAGTTTGAATTAGAAAATTTGACGGAAGCCGCGAAATGGCTGAACTTCACTCGTAATAGGGTCGGCCTGCTAAATATTGAAGATACGGCAGATGGCCTAACTCGCGAACGCTTGAGATTAGAAAGAACAAGTGAATTAGTTTATGAGGGGCATAGATGGTACGACATAAGAAGGTGGAGAACTGCCCTCGACTTATTGAACGGGCAAACTGTACAAGGCCTTAGGGTCATTTATTATGATGCGACCGATCAATTTTATTTCCTTCAAATCGATAGCGAAAGGGTTCAACGTGTATTTCGGCCAGAACATTATTACAATCCGATAACCAATAGCAGAATCGCGGCTCAGGGCGAATTAATAGAAAACCCGGGATACTAAAAGTAATGTGACCTCCAAGTTCATGTTCTATTTAAAACAATAAATATGAAAATAATACTAATGAAATCAACAGCTATAATTAAAAAGGCGAATCTGGTTTTGATATTAATGGCACTAGGTGTTACAGTATTATCAGGTTGTTCAGAAGAAATCAAAGATTTCGGTTTCGACGGCAAAATACAAGGATCGGTTCTTGATCAAAATGGAAATGTGGTCGCAGGTGATGCATCTAACGCCGAGTTGACTGTTTTTATCTTAGGAGCTGAAGATCGGGTTCCTTTAGAATTAAGAGTTAACAACGACGGCACATATGCAAACCTGCATTTATTCCCACAATCATACTCCCTATGGATCGAAGGACCTGTTGTCGGCCCTTCTGAAAGCAACCCCATAAATGTTGATTTGAATGGGGGTCTTGTTGAAAATGATATTACAGTTACGCCCTTTTTGGTAATAGACCAACCCACAGCAACAATTTCTGACAACACAATTTCAATCAACTACAATATCAGTCCTAGTTCAGGCCATATGGTCGATGAAATTAAAATTTTGGTCAGTACGGTCAAAAAAGTAGGTGTCGACACGGGCAACGGTCCGCGATGGCAAACTCGCGAAGAGAATCCCGTTGACAATTCTGGAACGCAAACGGTAGAATTAGATGAAGAGCTTTTGAACGCAGCCGCAGAAGGAGGCAATGGAGAGTTGACAATTCGCGTTGCAGCAAAGTCTGATCAGACAACGGCATGGAATCTGAGCCTGCCATTGGTCATTGCTCTTTAACCTTGAAATGACCAATGAATAAACTTAGTGAAGAAAGGCTTTCTCAGGTTCTTTGTTTTACATCAACAAATTAAACTTTATGCGAATTCAAAATTTCTTGCGGGCCGGATTATTGCTGATTTCATGTATTCTTATACTTGCCTATACCGTAAAAAATGATACTGGGTCTAACGACCCAAACTCGAAAAAGTCAACGATAGATAAAGATTTTATCACTTTACCGGCAGACACTACGGTGATAGAATTAAAAACCGAAGGAATAAAACTTAGCTATTCAGAATCAGAAATACATGCAAGGGCAGGTGATATTTTACTCATTCGTTACTCAAATGAAAGTGATATGAGCCATAACATTGTTTTTGTCAATAAAGAAGAAGACATACGGCCGGTTGGCATGGCGGCTCTTCAAGCAGCAACCACCGATTGGATTCCGGAAAACGAAATGAAACGTATCATCGCGTATAGCTCGCTTGTATACTCAGGTGAAACGGTAGAATTGTGTTTTAAAGTGCCCCCTCCGGGTACTTACCCTTATATCTGCACCTATTCGGCACATTGGACACAAATGCAAGGTAAGTTGATTTCAACCGAATAATACCTACAATTATTATAAACCACTTAATTAAAAATTATTATGAACATATTATTGAACTACTCAACGCCCATAATAAGATGCTTAGTTAAGGGCGCTTTTCTCTTTTTTATATTTGTTGGCATACCGGTCGAAAGTTCGGCACAAGGCAGTAAGAAAGATATTAAATTTAGAACCCACATAGTCGACAATTCACTTGTCGGTAGTGCATTTTCCAACACTGGTCTTGCAGATATGGATGGCGACGGGCAACTTGATTATATCATGAGCTCTCGTAACACTGATAAGATATATGTTTACAAATTTCATAAACCAGGCCATTGGTCTAAATATATTGTTGGGGAGGATCCCCCGACAGATGCCGGGGGAACGGTGATGGATGTAGACGGTGATGGTTTAATCGACTATGTTGTGGGTGCTGCTTGGTACAAGAATTCAGGAGACCTCAACACCCCTTTCGAACGAATTATTTTTGATGAATCAATCGTGAATGGGGCCATTCATGATCAAATTGTTTCAGATATAAATGGAGATGGAAAGTTAGATGTGATCACCATGTCAGACAAGAACAATCTACGTTGGTATAATATTCCAAAAAATCCTAGGGATACATGGGTCAAAACTGATATCGGCACCCCGGTTCATGGTGGGGTAGCACCTAAAGGATATGGTGATCTTGATGGTGATGGTGATCTTGATGTAGTTCGAACCGATGTTTGGTTCGAAAATACAGATGGAAAGGCCACAAAATGGAAACAACATCCATTGGGTCCGTTCATGCCACTTCCAGAGGGCGAACCAGGTTATGCCGCAAATGCTGCGAGATCTTGGGTTGAAGACATGAATCAAGATGGTAGAATGGATGTCGTACAAACAGTGGAAGAAATGCGAGGCGGAAGAGTTTGGTGGATGGAAAATCTTGGCGCCGATAAAAAAGGTGTTATTCAATGGCACCGCCATGAAATAGCTGGTTGGGATCGAATAATGGGCGGACTTCATTCACTGGGGGTAGCAGATTTTACCGGAGACGGAAAACCAGATGTGATATCTGCCGAACAAGACTGGCAACGAGCTAGACCAGGGGCAAACGGAGAAGAAAATCCACGTTACTTTCTATGGGAAAATCTAGGGGTTGGGCCTTCTTGGTCAAACAATCCAACGGTAGAATGGAAAGAACATGTAATTGCCGATGAGAATCTTGGTGGTCATGAAATTGTATTCGGAGATGTCACAGGTAACGGTCTGCTTGATATAGTGGGTAAACCATGGAGCCCATCTGACAATAACGCCTTCGGCGGCAAAGCTTTTGTCATTTTTCTAGAAAATAAATCTAATCTTGATTAATAGCTATAAACCTTATCGGTTAGACCGTTTAACTCAAGCAACAAACCCAATATTATAAATGAAGGTTATCTCGCAATACAGCAAACATTTTTTTAGTCTATTATTATTTCGCCCTGTATTGGCTATAATGGTTGGTCTAGGCCTAATTGTCTCGACACAAGCACAGGTTGAGCCCGCGGAAACGCCCGACAATATGAATGCCATGAACCATGGCCCATTTGTTTCTTCATCTATAGCCTACGACCCAGTTACCACCAATAGTATTTCCGTTAATAAGGGTATTGCCGTAAAATTGGGTGATAACAATCAAGCCGTAATGGTCTTTGATACAGATTTACTGCGTGTATCTAGCGCTTGGACGGGTGGTTTTCTTCATTGGAATATGGACGAAAGAAATGGACTTGAAGACTGGCCCACTCCTAACGGATTTAGCCACTTTAAGACTGGCAAGGCCATTGGGTGGTCTCTTGATGAGAATTTCGATGACCCTAGAACATGGCCATACGGCCCACTGCCTGAAAAGGAAGGTCGTTATAACGGTCTTTACCTACAGGGAGAAAAAGTTCTCTTTTCATACACAATCAACGAAAGTCAAATTCTAGAGACTTTTGGTTTTGAACAAGTTGAATCTAAAGATGTATTTACAAGAACATTTAATCTGAGTGCATCAGAACAGAAATTGTCATTACGGTTACTTCAGGCCCCTGATAATGCCAGTATTGAAATAAAGACTATCTCCGATTCAAAACAGTACGCCATAATCAACATGGGCAATAAAACTCGCGTTGTTAGTTTGCAAGGTGCTCTGGGTGAAGTAAAGTGGAGAGTAAAAAAGCGCCATCTAATTCTTGATCTTCCTGCTCAAACAAAACAAGTTAATTTTAAGCTCGCTATAGGTCCCCTTGCGGGCAATGAAGAGAAGTATATGGCCGATTATCTCGAGCAAGCTCCAGATCTATCGGATATTTCCAATTTAAAAAAACCGGGGAAAAATCAATGGGAAACCATTAAAACGGAAGCCATTATGGGCAAAGAAGAGGGGGCTTTCGCAATAGACGAGCTTACGCTTCCCGTACCAAACCCATGGAATTCATATATACGCCTAACAGATATTGACTTTTTTCAAGATGGGCGCGCCGTTGTTACCTCTATAAGTGGTGATGTATGGCTGGTCGATGGTATTAAAGACAACCTCAACACACTAAGCTGGCAGCGATATGCTACCGGGCTTTTTCAACCACTTGGGGTAAAGGTAGTCGACGGCCAGGTTTATGTAACAGGTCGCGACCAAATTACCCGTTTGCACGATTTTAATGAAGATGGTCATGCAGATTTTTATGAAAGCTTCAATAATGAGTTCATGGCATCCACTAATTTTCATGCCTTTACCATGAATCTAGAGACAGACTCAAAGGGAAATTTTTATTTTGCCAAATCCACTCCATGGCCACCATACGACCGAGGCAAAGGTTTACCCAGAAATGAAGAAATTACACCACACCAAGGGGTGCTTTTTAAACTATCATCGGACGGTAAAAAACTTGAAACCGTTGCCAGAGGGCTACGAAATCCAAATGGATTGTCTATAGGCCCTAACGACGAGATGGTATATGCCGACAACGAAGGCAATTGGGTACCTACCAGTAAAGTACATAGAATAAAGCTAGGTGAATTTCATGGCTTTATTCCATCGGCACATCAGCCAGAAAAACCAAAGTCATTTGTTCCCACGTTGGCTTGGGTGCCCCACCATATAGATAATTCACCCTCGCAACCTATATTCATTAACAGTAATCGATGGCCGAAAGAACTGCAGAATAATTTTATACTGCCTTCATATGGTCGCGCCAGTGTTTCTTTGATCTTAAAAGAAGAAATTGATAGCATATGGCAAGGTACCCATGTACCACTGCCCTATATGTTCAAGGCCGGGCTAGAACGCGGGCATTTTCATACAGATGGCCATCTATACCTCACAGGAATGACCAGCTGGCAATGTATAGGAGAAGATTGGGGTGCTCTTCAGCGTATGAGATATACCGGAAAAAACCTAAATGTATTGGTTGCCCTTAACACCAAGGCAGGGGGTCTAGAATTGCGATTCACTCAAAAGCTTGATTCCAAAACCGCTACAAATATCGACAACTATAAACTACAAAAATGGACTTACCCATGGACTAGGCAATATGGTACAAGAGGAAAACTATATTCGATAGATAAACCTGGAAAAACCAAGCCCGATCAAGTAAATATTCAATCTGTGCGGTTATCGTCCGATAAAAAATCGGTATTTCTTGAAATACCGTCTTTGAAACCCGGTATGGTAGACACATCTATCGGCCAACTCGATGAGTTACCTGAAATGATAGATGCCTCATTGGGTTTGGTAATGTCGATAGACTATAAGATTACTACTAGTAAAGGAGTAGAATTAAGTCAGGTAGTACATAAAACCATTCACAGGGTATCTGCTGAAAAATTTGAATAATATAATACTAACGTTAATTCTTAATAATCAACAAACAATCTATGTCAATGAGAAAATTAATATTACCGATGTCATTAGTAATGGCCTTTCTGTTCGGAATGGAAAATTTAATTGCTCAGTCTAACGGCTCAGTTGATGGTGAGTTAAAAAAATGGCATCCGATAACCATTACATTTGATGGTCCCGAAGTAAGTGAAACCGATGCCTATAATCCATTTTTGGGCTTTAGATTGAATGTTACGTTCAGGCATGAAAGTGGTAGATCGACCTATGTGGTACCCGGTTATTTTGCCGCCGATGGTAATGCCGCCGAGACGAGTGCCACTAAGGGGAACAAATGGCGCGTTCACTTTACGCCGAACAGAACTGGAATTTGGAACTATACCATCTCTTTTCGCAAAGGAGAGGATATTGCAGTCAATTTAAGTTCTACGGCCGGCGAGCCACTAGCCTTAGATGGAACCACAGGATCAATTAACATTTCTGATACTGATAAAAGTGGAAGAGATCACAGAGGCAAAGGAGTGCTTCGATATGTCGGTGAAAATTTTCTACGCTTTGACAATGGCGAATGGTTTATGAAAGGTGGAGCAGATGCACCTGAAACTCTTTTGGCCTATCACGATTTTGACGGAACCTATCTACAGACGGAACCCTCTAAACATTCTTACGATGATGAACTTTTGTGGGGCAGTTCTCAGCACAAAGATCACCGAGGTGCTTTTGCCATAAAGAAAATGGAAGCACATATCAAAGACTGGAAAAATGGAGATCCAATATGGCAAGGCAATAAGGGTAAAGGTTTGATCGGTGGCTTGAATTACCTTTCGAACAAAGGAATGAACGCCTTTTCATTTCTTACCATGACCGCAGGTGGCGATGGCAAAAATGTTTGGCCTTGGATCAATCATAAAGAGCATACGCGTTATGATGTATCGAAATTGGCCCAATGGGAAATAGTCTTTTCCCATGCCGATAAAAAAGGTTTGTTTATTCATTTCAAGACCCATGAAACCGAAAATGACCAATTATTAGATGGAGGTTCTCTGGGGCCGGCGCGTAAATTATACTATCGTGAACTCGTGGCACGTTTTGCACATCACCATGCACTGAACTGGAACCTCGCAGAAGAACACGACCTGTTTCAAGAATTACAAGATACAGAAATGAATCTGGCCAAGGCAGATGCAAAATATATTCATGCGGTCGACCCATACCACCACCCGGTAGTCATACACACCTATCCTAACCGATATAAAGAGACTTATAGCAAATTAGAAGGCTTCGAATATATGGAAGGTGCCTCTGTACAAACTTCAAACATGCGGCCTTGGGATAACTTCGACAGAATAAATACGCTAGTAGAAAATGCGAACGAATCTGGCAGAAAGTGGGTTATTTCTCTTGATGAACCGGGCAGTGCCGGCGTGGGGGTCAGTACCGATGACTGGGATGATAACTTTAATCAAGATGATGCACGAACAGTTTATTGGGCCACGATTGCGGCAGGTGGTGCAGGCATTGAATGGTATTTTGGTTATAGGGAAGAACAAAACGATATTGTTATGGAAGATTGGCGAAGTCGAGACGCCCTTTGGGATTATACGCATTATGCCA
This window harbors:
- a CDS encoding copper binding plastocyanin/azurin family protein gives rise to the protein MRIQNFLRAGLLLISCILILAYTVKNDTGSNDPNSKKSTIDKDFITLPADTTVIELKTEGIKLSYSESEIHARAGDILLIRYSNESDMSHNIVFVNKEEDIRPVGMAALQAATTDWIPENEMKRIIAYSSLVYSGETVELCFKVPPPGTYPYICTYSAHWTQMQGKLISTE
- a CDS encoding VCBS repeat protein yields the protein MNILLNYSTPIIRCLVKGAFLFFIFVGIPVESSAQGSKKDIKFRTHIVDNSLVGSAFSNTGLADMDGDGQLDYIMSSRNTDKIYVYKFHKPGHWSKYIVGEDPPTDAGGTVMDVDGDGLIDYVVGAAWYKNSGDLNTPFERIIFDESIVNGAIHDQIVSDINGDGKLDVITMSDKNNLRWYNIPKNPRDTWVKTDIGTPVHGGVAPKGYGDLDGDGDLDVVRTDVWFENTDGKATKWKQHPLGPFMPLPEGEPGYAANAARSWVEDMNQDGRMDVVQTVEEMRGGRVWWMENLGADKKGVIQWHRHEIAGWDRIMGGLHSLGVADFTGDGKPDVISAEQDWQRARPGANGEENPRYFLWENLGVGPSWSNNPTVEWKEHVIADENLGGHEIVFGDVTGNGLLDIVGKPWSPSDNNAFGGKAFVIFLENKSNLD
- a CDS encoding collagenase-like protein with putative collagen-binding domain, whose amino-acid sequence is MSMRKLILPMSLVMAFLFGMENLIAQSNGSVDGELKKWHPITITFDGPEVSETDAYNPFLGFRLNVTFRHESGRSTYVVPGYFAADGNAAETSATKGNKWRVHFTPNRTGIWNYTISFRKGEDIAVNLSSTAGEPLALDGTTGSINISDTDKSGRDHRGKGVLRYVGENFLRFDNGEWFMKGGADAPETLLAYHDFDGTYLQTEPSKHSYDDELLWGSSQHKDHRGAFAIKKMEAHIKDWKNGDPIWQGNKGKGLIGGLNYLSNKGMNAFSFLTMTAGGDGKNVWPWINHKEHTRYDVSKLAQWEIVFSHADKKGLFIHFKTHETENDQLLDGGSLGPARKLYYRELVARFAHHHALNWNLAEEHDLFQELQDTEMNLAKADAKYIHAVDPYHHPVVIHTYPNRYKETYSKLEGFEYMEGASVQTSNMRPWDNFDRINTLVENANESGRKWVISLDEPGSAGVGVSTDDWDDNFNQDDARTVYWATIAAGGAGIEWYFGYREEQNDIVMEDWRSRDALWDYTHYAIDFYKSNKIPFWRMENANNLTRSEKDFVFADSGNVYVIYLPDGGASTLNLENHSGSYSVEWYNPRKGGKLQQGRVLNVEQTYSREPKSALSGMPNVKYPNNSKGNISRVSGPGYVSLGIPPVESEQKEDWVILVRKR